From Chloracidobacterium thermophilum B:
AAGCCCTGCTCAATGGCTGCGAGCATGCCGCCCAGCGTGTCAATCTTTTCGATGTAGGCCGTCGCCTGTCGTTCGAGTTCATCGGTCAGGGCTTCGATGAAGTAGGACCCGCCGAGTGGGTCAGCTACGTCGGCGACGCCGGACTCGTAGGCGAGCACCTGCTGGGTACGCAGAGCAATCCGGGCGGATTCTTCCGTCGGCAGTCCCAAGGCCTCGTCTTTGCCGTTCGTGTGCAGCGACTGCGTGCCGCCCATCACTGCCGCCAGCGCCTGCACCGTCGTGCGAATGACGTTGACTTCAGGCTGCTGGGCCGTGAGCGTGCTGCCGGCCGTTTGCGTGTGGAAGCGCAACTGCCACGCCTTGGGCTGGGTGGCTTTGAACCGCTCACGCATGATCCGGGCCCACATGCGCCGGGCGGCGCGGAACTTGGCGACTTCTTCAAACAGGTTGTTGTGCGCGTTGAAGAAAAACGACAGGCGCGGGCCAAAGGTATCCACGTCGAGACCAGCGGCAATGGCGGCTTCGACGTAGGCAATGCCGTCGGCCAGCGTGAAGGCAATTTCCTGGGCGGCCGTCGCCCCGGCTTCCCGGATGTGGTAGCCCGAAATCGAAATGGTGTTCCAGTTGGGCACCTCGCGGGCGCAGTAGGCAAACAGGTCGGTGATGAGCCGCAGGGAGGGGCGGGGCGGATAGATGTACGTCCCGCGCGCAATGTATTCCTTGAGAATGTCGTTCTGGACCGTGCCGTTGAGTTTGTCGGGTGTGACGCCCTGGCGCTTGGCGACAGCAATGTAGAGGGCAAGCAGGATGGGGGCCGTGGCGTTGATCGTCATTGAGGTCGAGACCTGATCGAGCGGAATGCCGTCAAACAGCACGGCCATGTCTTCGAGAGAATCAATGGCGACGCCGACCTTGCCCACTTCTCCCAGGGCGAGGGGGGAGTCGGAGTCCAGCCCAATCTGGGTCGGCAGGTCAAAGGCCACGCTGAGACCAGTCGTGCCCTGCGACAGCAGGTAGCGGTAGCGGGCGTTGGATTCCGCTGCGGTGGCAAAGCCGGCGTACTGCCGCATCGTCCACAGCTTGGCGCGGTACATCGTTGCGTGAATGCCGCGCGTGAAGGGATACTCGCCGGGCTTTTCGTCGGTGGGGGGCGGGGCGTCGGCAGGCAGGTAGTAGGGCTTCAGCTCGATACCCGAGGAGGTCCGCCGCTTGGTCTCAGCTTTTTTGGATGACATAGGGCTATGTATTCACAGGGCGTATGCAGAACAACGTCCGTCGGGGGTTGCACCGGCCACACACGACGGCGCGTGACAAGATGATAGTGTGTTGTCGGCGTGTTTGCTACATTGTCATCCCACACTGCCACCCTTGATTTCCCTGATCAGGTCGTACTTCCGGGGCTGACACTGTGAGCTTTGCGTATGCCGTCGCGCTTTGCCCGAACGCCCTTTGGGCTGCCCTACAAACTGCTGATATGGGGACTCGGCCTGGCTTTCTGGTCGCTGGTCATCGTCGTCGAACTGAAAGTGCTGGGGGCCTTATGGGTTGATCTGTTCGGACTCTTTCGCCAGCGCGAGGGGCTGGCCGCAGCCGTATTTCTGCTGCTTCTGATGGTGTGTACCTTCCTGCGCCGCCGGTCGGATGCCTACGCCCACCTGCTGGCTGAAGACGGATTGGTCGTGTTGTTTGTGCTGGTTTTTCCAACGGAACTGACCATCACGCTGCTCGGCCTTGCCGGTGTACTGGAATCCATCAGTCAGCACGCCGAACGCTTGCAGCGACGACTCCCGATGGGCGACTGGTCGATCGTTTTGGGCGAGATCATCTTTCAGGGAGGTGTCGCCGCCTTCGTCGGGCTGACCGGAAGCACGGTCGAGCAGGCCGGCCATTTCACCGAATGGCACCTGGCACCCCGGTTTGGGCTGCGGGAACTGGTGGTGATTCCGCTTATCTACCTTTCCATCTTCACCATGCGGGTGAGCGTTTCGTTCCTGACCATGTGGACGCGGGGCATCTCGCTGGCACTGTTTCTCCAGGACGTGCGCGCGACCCAGTCGGTCATCA
This genomic window contains:
- a CDS encoding acyl-CoA mutase large subunit family protein; protein product: MSSKKAETKRRTSSGIELKPYYLPADAPPPTDEKPGEYPFTRGIHATMYRAKLWTMRQYAGFATAAESNARYRYLLSQGTTGLSVAFDLPTQIGLDSDSPLALGEVGKVGVAIDSLEDMAVLFDGIPLDQVSTSMTINATAPILLALYIAVAKRQGVTPDKLNGTVQNDILKEYIARGTYIYPPRPSLRLITDLFAYCAREVPNWNTISISGYHIREAGATAAQEIAFTLADGIAYVEAAIAAGLDVDTFGPRLSFFFNAHNNLFEEVAKFRAARRMWARIMRERFKATQPKAWQLRFHTQTAGSTLTAQQPEVNVIRTTVQALAAVMGGTQSLHTNGKDEALGLPTEESARIALRTQQVLAYESGVADVADPLGGSYFIEALTDELERQATAYIEKIDTLGGMLAAIEQGFPQREIQQVAFEYQRAVERNEAIVVGVNRFQVAEEHPIPIQRIDPEIERAQVERVRSLRARRDTAACTAALDALEAAARGTDNLMPYILDAVERYATVGEISDRLRRVFGEYQETVVF